The following proteins are encoded in a genomic region of Oncorhynchus nerka isolate Pitt River unplaced genomic scaffold, Oner_Uvic_2.0 unplaced_scaffold_2276, whole genome shotgun sequence:
- the LOC115120788 gene encoding collagen alpha-1(XIX) chain-like, producing MYIFYFRLVFPNGLSSEYSLVTTFRLRKTTKKDRWYLWQIFDQTGGTQVSVVLDGAKRAVEFSARGLLKNSLHYTFKSRDLHTLFDRQWHKLGVAVQSSIVSVYMDCKLIERRLTDEKDEIDPSGYTLITTRVEDGRPVDIELQQILIYCDPYLAEMENCCEQAGSTCEPSREGPGAGGVTPNPLDTDGAGQLPRMLSQPVQPARVQRVQHSSSDRCQCSAEKGDQGLPGLAGLPGQKGDQGDKGETRKDGFPGNSSQKGDQGVSGSPGLDGIPGQK from the exons atgtacattttttatttcagatTGGTGTTCCCCAATGGTCTGTCCAGTGAATATTCTCTAGTTACCACCTTCCGGCTGAGGAAAACCACTAAGAAAGACCGCTGGTATCTGTGGCAGATATTCGACCAGACGGGAGGTACCCAG GTGTCTGTAGTGTTGGACGGTGCTAAACGAGCAGTGGAGTTCTCAGCCCGGGGCCTTCTGAAGAACAGCCTCCACTACACCTTTAAGAGCCGAGACCTGCACACCCTGTTTGACCGCCAATGGCACAAGCTGGGTGTGGCGGTCCAGAGCAGCATCGTCTCCGTTTACATGGACTGTAAACTAATAGAGAGGAGGCTGACAGACGAGAAGGATGAAATCGACCCCAGCGGATATACGCTGATTACAACCCGGGTGGAGGATGGACGGCCTGTAGAT ATCGAACTGCAACAAATCCTGATCTACTGTGACCCATACCTGGCTGAGATGGAGAACTGCTGTGAGCAGGCAGGATCTACG TGTGAGCCTAGCAGGGAGGGCCCTGGTGCTGGAGGGGTGACTCCCAATCCCTTGGATACAGATGGAGCAGGCCAGCTCCCCCGGATGCTCTCCCAGCCCGTCCAGCCAGCTCGGGTCCAGCGGGTCCAGCATTCCAGCAGTGACAGATGTCAATGTTCAGCAGAGAAG GGTGATCAAGGTCTACCAGGCTTGGCAGGACTTCCAGGACAGAAAGGCGATCAAGGAGACAAG GGAGAGACCAGGAAAGACGGGTTCCCTGGAAACTCAAGCCAGaag GGTGACCAGGGTGTTTCTGGCTCACCAGGTCTGGATGGTATTCCTGGACAGAAG